From the genome of Carassius gibelio isolate Cgi1373 ecotype wild population from Czech Republic chromosome B10, carGib1.2-hapl.c, whole genome shotgun sequence, one region includes:
- the nrip1b gene encoding nuclear receptor-interacting protein 1 yields MTHGVESGPETHQDSAALTYLEGLLMHPVTTGPAATVTQRSEPVQNNEENVNRVTRVFQLPNHGPTSQDKSSPPSAASQHLKKARLLRSGAWSEDDSQKRTGTVAEVNGQRKEHYKGGLDGSEQGESTLLASLLQSFSSRLQSVALSQHISQSHKLLDGDSSVSASADKETYQSYGTASGHLKSLMRKSKQQNHNTVPYCRQSNQNRSSDSPHSSQSSAQPTSSESMSCTERLKAVVSMVRTRSSPAPSPKPSVACSQLALLLSSEAHLQQYSREQAIKAQLTSRSASERLAAMATQQTQDKRPPSMGQPTTAPDMLSSLNVQNGTLRPPAVNSSKNIPSLSSPSMRPPKERHGRPPQNCSSLLLLLLNNHNSQQQLTRNGHLEDDYGILPSGASSLHSDSEYSSQDNSLTKDSSDAESFSSCSPIDLSMKSRAPSQKSKACSSLTPSVDKLTESLINNWKPEPSVPKVHEATDLDTSPDVKSHDKVTLMQLLLDRKNNEKVNKSSDNPSLRSDTLISSSTAGPRKRIGTTEDSRTQSPLNRQTATFSSISPSYSLPSPHAQSSPLDLCKSKAHVSEKTLEPPFSASKLLQNLAQSGKNNLSPSPLHKPTSRRQSPELELDKPQALLDQLVFPHKRNRASMLDGGSPSALPAPKCEQSPSASTQIENLLEKRTVLQLLLGTTSQKERTSGHRVLEVTSGGLEKPQRGSVNCDSSNGPSPQLKIKTELVEDNLSSDSSDDGVHNQRRSSQHSPIAEAQGTIKSELFPTETAAKFGLLSHLLKQQNATYHSNPYTRLLGNSVKEEPVDFHSPVPKKRKLCIELAEHLSNELCQPSRNTTSDNLVSRKPEFNVRGLAKPKEEELVGIPRSKTPLSRESQGFNVLKQLLLSENCLKELSQPRGTPSPFIPQANCTANGNLTQSCFPQESSYLPWYPCSSSTNSKTAPAPVDTTGGSLVWAKGSPKASPKPVKKEPEGSPGEIFSREGRSSTDSPPLTRSNPILYYMLQRGNGQLRPEIRDQVEPAHCVMGDKVESCIDYEHRINSPVHRQTPS; encoded by the coding sequence ATGACTCATGGGGTGGAGTCTGGCCCTGAAACTCACCAGGATTCTGCTGCTTTAACATATCTGGAAGGTTTGCTAATGCATCCGGTCACCACTGGACCTGCTGCCACTGTTACACAGAGGTCAGAACCTGTCCAAAACAATGAAGAGAATGTCAACAGAGTGACTAGGGTGTTTCAGCTCCCTAACCATGGCCCCACCTCACAAGACAAGAGTAGCCCACCTAGTGCAGCCTCACAGCACCTTAAAAAAGCCAGGCTGCTTCGCTCAGGAGCATGGAGTGAAGATGACAGCCAGAAACGAACAGGTACTGTAGCAGAAGTGAACGGACAGAGAAAGGAGCACTACAAAGGAGGCCTGGATGGCTCGGAGCAGGGGGAGAGCACCTTGCTGGCTTCTCTGCTGCAGTCCTTCAGCTCTCGGCTGCAGAGTGTCGCCTTGTCACAGCACATTTCTCAAAGCCACAAACTGCTCGACGGGGACAGTAGTGTAAGTGCTTCTGCTGATAAGGAAACCTACCAGAGTTACGGCACGGCATCAGGCCACCTAAAAAGCCTCATGAGGAAAAGCAAGCAACAGAACCATAACACAGTGCCTTACTGTCGGCAGAGCAACCAGAACCGAAGCTCAGAttctcctcattcttctcaaAGCTCTGCACAGCCCACGAGCTCTGAATCCATGTCCTGTACTGAGCGACTCAAGGCTGTTGTCAGCATGGTACGCACTAGGTCCAGTCCAGCCCCTTCACCCAAGCCCAGTGTCGCCTGCAGTCAGCTGGCCTTGTTGCTGTCCAGTGAGGCTCATCTACAGCAGTACTCCAGAGAGCAGGCCATAAAAGCACAATTAACCAGTAGATCAGCCAGCGAGAGGCTAGCAGCCATGGCTACTCAACAAACGCAGGATAAAAGGCCTCCCAGCATGGGGCAGCCAACAACTGCCCCAGACATGCTAAGCTCCTTAAATGTTCAAAACGGAACACTCCGCCCACCAGCTGTAAACTCCAGCAAAAATATCCCTTCCCTTTCCTCACCCTCCATGAGACCCCCCAAAGAGAGACATGGTCGACCACCACAAAACTGCAGCAGCCTGTTGCTTCTACTTCTGAACAATCACAACTCCCAGCAGCAGCTCACCAGGAATGGACACCTGGAGGATGACTATGGTATCCTCCCGAGTGGGGCCTCCTCCCTGCATTCTGACAGCGAATACTCCAGCCAGGATAACAGCCTGACCAAAGACAGCAGTGATGCTGAGAGCTTCTCCAGCTGTTCCCCCATCGACCTTTCCATGAAAAGCAGAGCACCTAGCCAAAAATCCAAAGCCTGCTCTTCCTTAACCCCCTCTGTGGATAAGCTCACAGAGTCTCTCATAAACAATTGGAAGCCGGAACCTTCTGTGCCAAAGGTCCATGAGGCCACAGATCTGGATACCAGCCCAGACGTGAAATCCCATGATAAGGTCACTCTAATGCAGTTACTGCTGGACCGCAAAAATAACGAGAAGGTAAACAAAAGTTCAGATAATCCTAGTTTGCGATCTGACACACTAATCAGCAGCTCTACTGCAGGCCCACGTAAAAGGATTGGCACAACTGAGGACAGCAGAACGCAGAGTCCTCTGAACCGGCAAACAGCTACCTTCAGCTCGATCTCCCCTTCATACTCCTTACCCTCACCCCATGCCCAGTCCAGTCCCTTAGATCTGTGTAAGTCTAAAGCTCACGTAAGTGAAAAGACACTGGAGCCTCCTTTCAGTGCCAGCAAGCTACTACAAAATCTGGCCCAGAGTGGTAAAAACAACTTGTCACCCTCTCCCCTTCACAAGCCGACAAGCAGAAGGCAAAGCCCAGAACTTGAGCTTGACAAGCCTCAGGCACTTTTGGATCAACTTGTCTTTCCACACAAGCGGAACAGAGCCTCCATGCTAGATGGAGGTTCCCCTTCTGCTCTCCCAGCTCCTAAATGTGAGCAATCACCCTCTGCCTCAACACAGATAGAAAACCTTCTTGAGAAACGCACTGTACTGCAGCTTCTCTTGGGAACAACTTCCCAGAAGGAAAGAACCAGTGGGCACAGAGTCTTGGAAGTAACCTCAGGGGGACTGGAGAAACCTCAGAGGGGCTCTGTCAACTGTGACAGCTCAAACGGACCTTCTCCGCAACTTAAGATCAAAACTGAGCTAGTAGAGGATAATCTCTCATCAGATAGCTCTGATGATGGGGTGCACAATCAGAGACGATCATCACAACACTCACCTATTGCTGAAGCACAGGGTACAATCAAATCTGAGCTATTTCCTACAGAAACAGCTGCTAAATTTGGACTTCTCAGCCATCTTTTGAAACAGCAGAATGCTACCTACCATTCAAACCCATATACCAGGCTCCTCGGGAACTCTGTAAAAGAGGAGCCAGTGGATTTTCATAGCCCCGTTCCCAAGAAGAGAAAACTGTGCATTGAGCTAGCAGAGCACCTAAGTAATGAACTCTGTCAGCCATCTCGAAATACCACTAGTGACAATCTGGTGTCTAGAAAACCTGAATTTAATGTTAGAGGTCTGGCAAAACCAAAAGAAGAAGAGTTAGTAGGGATTCCTAGGAGCAAAACCCCTCTCTCCAGAGAAAGCCAAGGCTTCAATGTTCTTAAGCAACTCCTCCTGTCAGAAAACTGTCTGAAAGAGCTATCCCAACCCAGAGGGACCCCAAGTCCCTTCATCCCTCAGGCAAACTGTACAGCCAATGGGAATTTAACCCAGTCTTGTTTCCCTCAGGAGTCATCGTACTTACCGTGGTACCCCTGTTCTAGCAGTACAAATTCCAAAACAGCACCTGCACCTGTTGATACCACTGGGGGGTCGCTAGTTTGGGCTAAGGGATCTCCTAAAGCCAGTCCTAAACCTGTTAAAAAAGAACCTGAGGGGTCTCCTGGAGAAATTTTTAGCAGGGAGGGGAGATCCAGTACAGACTCGCCCCCTTTAACCAGGTCTAATCCGATTCTTTACTACATGCTTCAGCGGGGAAACGGTCAGCTCAGACCTGAGATCCGGGATCAGGTGGAGCCGGCCCACTGTGTCATGGGTGACAAAGTAGAGTCGTGTATTGACTATGAGCACAGAATAAACTCTCCTGTCCACAGACAGACTCCGAGCTAG